A window from Herbaspirillum sp. meg3 encodes these proteins:
- a CDS encoding efflux transporter outer membrane subunit, with protein sequence MTYAKINRTLTMFSLAPVVLALAACSVGPDYVRPQMDEAPAVFKEGQNWKPAQPSELTADGKWWEMFGDAQLNALVGQVDISNQNLALAEANFRSAMALVQTSRAAYSPTLDATASATRSRSGSSSSNSSSSNNAGVRNSYSFALNASWEADVWGRVRRDVEASQASAQASAADLAATRLSAQAQLAQNYLQLRVLDAQQKLLEETVEAYQRSYQLTKNQYAVGMVAKSDVIQAQSQLNSAQASALDNGVSRAQIEHAIALLVGKTPSTFTLPKAPLEATAPPIPQGLPSMLLERRPDVAAAERRVAAANAKIGVAKAAYFPSLTLSASGGYQSSSFADWFSLPGRVWSLGPQLAQSIFDGGLRRAATDQAIASYDGTVAEYKQAVLTAFQEVEDNLAALRILEQEAAVQNEALLAARQAVLLVTNQYKAGTVSYVNVITAQATALSAERTALDILNRRMAASVLLAKALGGGWSDTSLNDLQPVARK encoded by the coding sequence ATGACATACGCAAAAATCAATCGCACCTTGACGATGTTCTCGCTGGCCCCTGTGGTGCTGGCGCTTGCCGCATGCTCGGTCGGGCCAGACTATGTACGTCCGCAGATGGACGAAGCGCCGGCCGTCTTCAAGGAAGGCCAGAACTGGAAGCCGGCCCAGCCGAGCGAACTGACCGCCGATGGCAAGTGGTGGGAAATGTTTGGCGATGCGCAGCTCAATGCGCTGGTCGGGCAGGTAGATATTTCGAATCAGAATCTGGCGCTGGCCGAAGCCAATTTCCGCAGCGCCATGGCGCTGGTGCAGACCTCGCGCGCGGCTTATTCGCCGACGCTGGATGCTACGGCTTCCGCCACGCGCAGCCGCTCAGGCAGCAGCTCCAGCAATTCCTCTTCGTCTAACAACGCTGGCGTGCGCAATTCTTATTCCTTTGCATTGAACGCGTCATGGGAAGCCGATGTGTGGGGACGGGTACGGCGCGACGTCGAAGCCAGCCAGGCCAGCGCCCAGGCCAGTGCCGCCGATCTGGCTGCGACCCGTCTTTCAGCGCAGGCTCAGCTGGCGCAGAACTATCTGCAATTACGCGTGCTGGATGCCCAGCAAAAGCTTCTGGAAGAAACGGTGGAGGCGTATCAGCGCTCCTACCAGCTCACAAAAAATCAGTACGCCGTCGGCATGGTCGCCAAGTCCGACGTGATCCAAGCGCAGAGCCAGTTGAATTCGGCCCAGGCTTCAGCGTTGGATAACGGTGTCTCACGCGCTCAGATCGAGCACGCCATTGCGCTGCTGGTAGGCAAGACACCATCGACATTTACCTTGCCCAAGGCGCCATTGGAGGCCACTGCGCCGCCGATTCCACAAGGTTTGCCGTCGATGCTGCTGGAGCGCCGTCCCGACGTGGCTGCTGCTGAACGTCGCGTGGCGGCCGCCAACGCCAAGATTGGTGTGGCCAAGGCGGCCTATTTCCCGAGTCTGACGCTGTCCGCTTCAGGTGGTTACCAGAGTTCGAGTTTCGCCGATTGGTTCTCCTTGCCGGGCCGCGTATGGTCGCTCGGCCCGCAACTGGCGCAATCGATCTTTGACGGCGGCTTGCGTCGCGCCGCGACGGATCAGGCGATCGCTTCGTACGACGGCACCGTGGCGGAATACAAGCAAGCCGTGTTGACTGCGTTTCAAGAAGTGGAAGATAACCTGGCCGCGCTGCGCATCCTGGAGCAAGAGGCTGCGGTTCAGAACGAAGCATTATTGGCCGCGCGTCAGGCAGTGCTGCTGGTCACCAATCAATACAAGGCCGGCACGGTCAGCTACGTCAACGTGATCACCGCACAAGCCACCGCGCTGTCGGCGGAGCGCACGGCGCTGGATATTCTCAACCGGCGCATGGCGGCCAGCGTGTTGCTCGCCAAGGCGCTGGGTGGGGGCTGGAGCGACACCAGCCTTAACGACCTGCAACCGGTTGCGCGCAAGTAG
- a CDS encoding MdtB/MuxB family multidrug efflux RND transporter permease subunit — MNPSRLFILRPVATSLLMLAILLAGIVAYKQLPLSALPEVDYPTIQVVTLYPGASPDVMTSSVTAPLERQFGQMPGLNQMSSTSSGGASVITLQFNLDLSLDIAEQEVQAAINAGGNLLPSDLPAPPIYSKVNPADTPILTLAVTSKTIPLPKVQDLIDTRLAQKISQLSGVGLVSLSGGQRPAVRMQLNPRAIASLGMNLDDIRTAIGNANVNQAKGSFDGPTRASTIDANDQLKSADEYRNLIIGYKNGAPIRVSDVADVVDGAENVRLGAWANESAAVIVNIQRQPGANVIAVVDSIKKILPTLQSSLPGAIDVQILTDRTTTIRASVDDVKFELLLSIVLVVMVIFVFLRNIPATIIPSVAVPLSLVGTFGIMYVAGFSINNLTLMALTIATGFVVDDAIVMIENISRYIEEGMEPLQAALKGAQQIGFTIISLTFSLIAVLIPLLFMGDVVGRLFHEFAVTLAVAILISAVVSLTLTPMMCARLLHHVPEEKQGWFYHKSGAFFDRIIARYGVMLEWVLNRQRSTLLVALGTLALTVILYIYVPKGFFPVQDTGVIQGISEATQSVSFGAMAERQQQLAKVVLEDPAVDSLSSFIGVDGINATLNSGRMLINLKPHAERDISASDIIRRLQPRLAEKVPGITLYMQPVQDLTIEDSVSRTQYQFTLEDADAAELSTWVPKLIDRLRQLPELADVATNMQDQGLQAYVEIDRDAASRMGITTAAIDNALYNAFGQRLISTIYTQSNQYRVVMEVKPEFQKGPDALNSIFLVASNGNQIPLASIAKVTERTAPLVVNHLGQFPATTVSFNLAAGASLGEAVKVITAAEKEINLPASISTNFQGAALAFQASLSNTLWLILAAIVTMYIVLGVLYESYIHPITILSTLPSAGVGALLSLMISRNDLGIIGIIGIILLIGIVKKNAIMMIDFALEAERNEGKSPREAIYQACLLRFRPILMTTMAALLGALPLMLGSGVGSELRQPLGITMVGGLLVSQVLTLFTTPVIYLGFDSLAKRMRKRFGKDKPNDAGDLDDDAPSAMMPPSSPPSPPSLHP, encoded by the coding sequence ATGAATCCTTCACGCCTGTTTATTCTCCGGCCGGTCGCCACGTCGCTGCTGATGCTGGCGATTCTGCTGGCCGGCATCGTGGCTTACAAGCAGTTGCCATTGTCGGCGCTGCCGGAAGTCGACTACCCGACTATTCAGGTCGTCACCTTGTATCCCGGCGCCAGCCCGGATGTGATGACGTCCTCGGTAACCGCACCGCTGGAGCGTCAGTTCGGCCAGATGCCGGGCCTCAACCAGATGTCGTCGACCAGTTCGGGCGGCGCATCGGTGATCACGCTGCAGTTCAACCTCGATCTCAGTCTCGATATCGCCGAGCAAGAAGTGCAGGCTGCGATCAATGCCGGCGGCAACCTGTTGCCATCGGACTTGCCGGCACCGCCGATTTACAGCAAGGTCAATCCCGCCGATACCCCTATCCTGACGCTGGCGGTGACGTCCAAAACCATACCGCTGCCCAAGGTACAGGATCTGATCGACACGCGTCTGGCGCAAAAGATTTCGCAGCTCTCCGGAGTAGGTCTGGTGAGTCTGTCCGGTGGACAGCGTCCCGCCGTGCGCATGCAACTGAACCCGCGCGCCATCGCCTCGTTGGGCATGAACCTGGACGACATTCGCACCGCCATCGGCAATGCCAACGTCAATCAGGCCAAGGGGAGTTTCGATGGGCCGACGCGTGCGTCGACTATTGACGCCAACGACCAGTTGAAGTCCGCCGATGAATATCGCAATCTCATCATCGGCTACAAGAACGGCGCGCCGATCCGCGTATCCGATGTAGCCGATGTGGTCGACGGTGCTGAAAACGTTCGTCTCGGCGCCTGGGCCAACGAGTCCGCAGCGGTGATCGTCAACATCCAGCGCCAGCCTGGCGCCAACGTGATTGCCGTGGTCGACAGCATCAAGAAGATTCTGCCGACCTTGCAATCCAGCTTGCCGGGCGCGATCGATGTGCAGATTCTGACTGACCGCACCACGACCATTCGCGCGTCGGTAGACGACGTTAAATTCGAATTACTGTTGTCGATCGTGCTGGTGGTGATGGTGATCTTTGTCTTCCTGCGCAATATTCCGGCGACGATCATTCCGAGTGTCGCGGTGCCGCTGTCGCTGGTTGGCACCTTTGGCATCATGTACGTGGCCGGCTTCTCGATCAACAACCTGACGCTGATGGCGCTCACGATTGCCACCGGCTTCGTGGTTGACGATGCGATCGTCATGATCGAGAACATTTCACGTTATATCGAAGAAGGCATGGAGCCTTTGCAAGCCGCGTTGAAGGGCGCGCAGCAAATCGGGTTCACCATCATCTCGCTGACGTTTTCTCTGATTGCGGTGCTGATCCCGCTGCTGTTCATGGGTGATGTGGTGGGGCGGCTGTTCCACGAATTTGCCGTCACGCTGGCGGTGGCGATCCTGATTTCTGCTGTCGTATCGCTGACGCTGACGCCCATGATGTGCGCGCGCCTGCTGCATCACGTGCCGGAAGAAAAGCAGGGCTGGTTCTATCACAAGAGCGGCGCCTTCTTTGACCGCATCATTGCGCGCTACGGCGTCATGCTGGAATGGGTGCTCAATCGCCAGCGCTCTACGCTGCTGGTGGCGCTTGGTACGCTGGCGTTGACCGTGATTCTGTATATCTATGTGCCCAAGGGGTTCTTCCCGGTGCAGGATACGGGTGTGATCCAGGGGATTTCCGAGGCGACGCAATCCGTCTCCTTCGGCGCCATGGCTGAGCGTCAGCAGCAATTGGCAAAAGTCGTGCTGGAAGATCCGGCGGTCGACAGCCTGTCGTCTTTCATTGGTGTCGACGGCATCAACGCGACGCTCAACAGCGGCCGCATGCTGATCAACCTCAAGCCGCATGCAGAGCGCGACATCAGCGCCAGCGACATCATCCGCCGCCTGCAGCCCCGGTTGGCTGAAAAAGTCCCCGGTATCACGCTGTACATGCAACCTGTACAAGACCTGACCATCGAAGACAGCGTCAGCCGCACGCAATACCAGTTCACGCTGGAAGACGCCGATGCCGCCGAACTCAGCACCTGGGTGCCGAAGCTGATTGATCGCCTGCGCCAGTTGCCTGAGCTGGCCGACGTCGCGACCAATATGCAGGATCAGGGTTTGCAGGCCTATGTCGAGATTGACCGCGACGCCGCTTCACGCATGGGCATCACGACGGCGGCGATCGACAACGCTTTGTACAACGCCTTCGGTCAACGTCTGATCTCGACGATCTACACGCAATCGAATCAGTACCGCGTGGTGATGGAGGTCAAGCCGGAATTCCAAAAAGGCCCGGACGCGCTCAACAGCATTTTCCTGGTCGCCTCCAACGGCAACCAGATTCCGCTGGCAAGTATCGCCAAGGTGACCGAGCGTACTGCACCGCTGGTGGTCAATCACCTCGGCCAGTTCCCGGCGACGACGGTGTCGTTCAATCTTGCCGCAGGCGCTTCGCTGGGTGAAGCCGTCAAGGTCATTACCGCTGCCGAGAAAGAGATCAATCTGCCGGCCAGTATTTCCACCAACTTCCAGGGCGCGGCGCTGGCCTTCCAGGCTTCGCTGTCGAACACGCTGTGGCTGATTCTGGCGGCGATCGTCACCATGTACATCGTGCTCGGCGTGCTGTACGAAAGCTATATCCATCCGATCACGATCTTGTCGACTTTGCCGTCGGCGGGCGTAGGGGCGTTGTTGTCGCTGATGATTTCACGCAACGACCTTGGCATTATCGGCATTATCGGCATCATCTTGCTGATCGGTATCGTCAAGAAGAACGCGATCATGATGATCGACTTCGCGCTCGAAGCGGAGCGCAACGAAGGCAAGTCGCCCCGTGAGGCGATTTATCAGGCTTGTCTGCTGCGCTTCCGTCCGATCTTGATGACCACCATGGCGGCTTTGCTCGGTGCGTTGCCGCTGATGCTGGGCAGCGGTGTCGGCTCGGAGCTGCGCCAGCCGCTGGGCATCACGATGGTGGGTGGGCTGCTGGTATCGCAGGTGCTGACGCTGTTCACCACACCGGTGATCTATCTGGGCTTCGACAGCCTGGCCAAACGCATGCGCAAGCGTTTCGGCAAGGACAAGCCCAACGATGCAGGCGACCTTGATGATGATGCACCATCTGCAATGATGCCGCCATCTTCACCACCTTCGCCACCTTCGCTGCATCCGTGA
- a CDS encoding efflux RND transporter permease subunit codes for MNISRPFIERPIATTLLTIGIALAGMVAFRLLPVSPLPQVDYPTISVSASMPGASPETMAATIATPLERALGAIAGVTEMTSSSSLNSTRITLQFDLTRDIDGAARDVQAALNAARNLLPSGMPSNPSYRKVNPADAPILILALTSDTMTQGQMYDAADSILAQKLSQVRGVGQVSVGGSSQPAVRIELNPSALNKYGIGSADVRTAVAATNANRPKGIVEDGDRNWQIYANDQAKTAAEYAPLIVSYRNGSPVRVRDVAEVKDSVADLRNAGSANGKPSVLLIINRQPGANIIETVDTVMSLLPQLRASIPHAINLDVMMDRTPTIRASLKDTEKTLLMSIALVIMVVFIFLRNWRATLIPSVAVPVSLIGTFGVMYMLGYSLDNLSLMALTIATGFVVDDAIVVLENISRHIEQGMKPVKAALIGAREVGFTVLSMSISLIAVFIPILMMGGIVGRLFREFAVTLSVAILVSLLVSLTTTPMMCAMLLKRESEQERKPGKFFSAVERLFDSMLRGYERSLTWALRFSPLMIIILFATIALNVYLYVIVPKGFFPQQDTGRLIGGIRGDQSISFQAMRIKLNEFIEIVRQDPAVDNVTAFTGGGRRNSGSMYVALKPLSERKISADKVIARLRSKLAHVAGANVFLQAAQDIRVGARQSDSQYEFTLQSDDLEALRVWEPKIRLAFSNIPQLEDVTTDQQDKGLQTTLTIDRETAIRSGVTPQLIDASLSDLFGQRQISTIYSGMNQYHVVMEAAPQYWQSPEILNSTYVSLANSTANLSPTTSALGTPPALTAGGKLNSNSSLALTLSTAASKQVPLTSFSRFAPTTTALSVSHEGQFIASTISFNLAEGVSLSQATEVINDTLARLGVPTSVHGAFAGTANAFQSSMGSQPLLILTALLAVYIVLGILYESLVHPVTILSTLPSAGVGALLALLATGTDFSLIALIGVILLIGIVKKNAIMMIDFALQAERTRGLSPREAIFEACSLRFRPIMMTTMAALLGAVPLALGTGDGAELRQPLGISIVGGLIVSQMLTLYTTPVVYLYMERFRLWSKGLFERKTARVDSANSAHSGNSGAA; via the coding sequence ATGAATATTTCGCGTCCCTTTATCGAACGGCCCATCGCCACCACTTTGCTGACCATCGGCATCGCGCTGGCGGGGATGGTGGCGTTCCGGTTGTTGCCGGTGTCGCCGCTGCCGCAGGTCGACTATCCGACCATTTCCGTCTCCGCCTCAATGCCCGGCGCCAGTCCGGAAACCATGGCGGCGACCATCGCGACACCGCTGGAGCGGGCGCTGGGCGCCATCGCCGGCGTTACTGAAATGACGTCGTCGAGCTCGCTGAACTCCACGCGCATTACGCTACAGTTCGATCTCACTCGCGACATCGATGGCGCCGCGCGCGACGTACAGGCCGCGTTGAATGCGGCACGCAACCTGCTACCGTCCGGCATGCCTAGCAATCCGAGCTATCGCAAGGTCAATCCTGCGGATGCGCCTATCCTGATCCTGGCGTTGACGTCCGACACCATGACGCAAGGGCAGATGTACGATGCGGCCGACAGTATTCTGGCGCAGAAGCTGTCGCAGGTGCGCGGCGTCGGTCAGGTCAGCGTCGGCGGCAGCTCGCAGCCGGCAGTGCGCATAGAGCTCAACCCCAGTGCGCTCAACAAATACGGTATCGGTTCGGCAGACGTGCGCACGGCTGTTGCCGCCACCAATGCAAATCGCCCCAAGGGCATTGTCGAAGATGGCGATCGCAACTGGCAGATCTATGCCAACGACCAGGCCAAGACAGCCGCCGAGTACGCGCCGCTGATCGTTTCCTATCGCAACGGTTCGCCGGTGCGGGTACGCGACGTGGCCGAAGTCAAGGATTCAGTAGCTGACCTGCGCAATGCCGGTTCCGCCAACGGTAAACCGTCGGTCCTGCTGATCATCAATCGACAGCCGGGTGCCAATATCATCGAAACCGTCGATACCGTCATGAGTCTGTTGCCGCAGTTGCGGGCATCGATTCCGCACGCTATCAATCTCGACGTGATGATGGATCGCACGCCAACCATCCGCGCCTCGCTCAAGGACACGGAGAAGACTCTGCTGATGTCGATCGCGCTGGTGATCATGGTGGTGTTCATTTTTCTGCGTAACTGGCGCGCAACCCTGATTCCGAGCGTGGCAGTACCCGTGTCGCTGATCGGCACCTTCGGCGTGATGTATATGCTGGGCTACAGCCTGGACAATCTGTCGCTGATGGCGCTGACGATTGCAACGGGTTTCGTGGTCGATGACGCCATTGTTGTCCTTGAAAACATTTCGCGCCACATCGAACAGGGCATGAAGCCGGTCAAGGCGGCGTTGATCGGCGCGCGTGAAGTTGGCTTCACGGTCTTGTCGATGAGCATTTCGCTGATTGCCGTATTCATCCCCATCCTGATGATGGGCGGGATTGTCGGCCGCTTGTTCCGTGAATTTGCGGTAACGCTGTCGGTGGCGATTCTGGTTTCGCTGCTGGTGTCGCTGACGACCACGCCGATGATGTGCGCCATGTTGCTCAAACGCGAGAGTGAGCAAGAACGCAAACCGGGGAAATTTTTCTCTGCCGTGGAGCGACTGTTCGACAGCATGCTGCGTGGCTATGAGCGCTCCCTGACATGGGCGCTACGCTTCTCGCCGCTGATGATCATCATCCTGTTTGCGACGATCGCGCTCAATGTCTATCTGTACGTGATCGTGCCAAAGGGCTTCTTCCCGCAGCAGGACACCGGCCGGCTGATCGGCGGCATTCGCGGCGACCAGTCGATTTCCTTCCAGGCGATGCGGATAAAACTCAATGAGTTCATCGAAATCGTGCGTCAGGATCCGGCGGTGGACAACGTGACTGCCTTCACCGGTGGCGGGCGGCGCAACAGCGGCAGCATGTACGTCGCGCTCAAGCCTTTGTCGGAACGCAAGATTTCAGCCGACAAGGTGATCGCCCGTCTGCGCAGCAAGCTGGCGCACGTGGCAGGCGCCAACGTTTTCTTGCAGGCGGCACAGGACATCCGTGTCGGCGCGCGCCAGAGCGATTCCCAATACGAATTCACACTGCAATCGGATGATCTGGAGGCGCTGCGTGTCTGGGAGCCGAAGATACGTCTGGCATTCTCCAATATCCCACAACTGGAAGACGTCACCACCGACCAGCAGGACAAGGGTTTGCAGACCACACTGACGATCGACCGTGAAACCGCCATTCGCAGCGGCGTCACGCCACAGTTGATCGACGCCAGCCTGAGTGACCTGTTCGGGCAGCGGCAGATTTCCACGATTTATAGCGGCATGAACCAGTATCACGTGGTGATGGAAGCTGCACCGCAGTATTGGCAAAGCCCGGAAATCCTGAACAGCACCTACGTCAGCCTAGCCAACAGCACCGCCAATCTGTCGCCGACGACTTCAGCGCTGGGTACGCCGCCGGCGTTGACGGCGGGTGGCAAGCTCAACTCCAACTCGTCGCTGGCCTTGACGCTGTCGACCGCAGCGTCGAAGCAGGTGCCGCTGACCTCGTTCTCGCGTTTCGCACCAACGACGACAGCCTTGAGCGTCAGTCACGAAGGGCAGTTCATTGCCTCGACGATTTCCTTTAATCTGGCCGAAGGCGTATCGTTGTCGCAAGCAACAGAGGTGATCAACGACACGCTGGCGCGCCTTGGGGTGCCGACTTCTGTGCATGGTGCGTTTGCCGGTACCGCCAATGCCTTCCAATCATCGATGGGCAGCCAGCCTTTGCTGATCCTGACGGCTTTGCTGGCGGTGTATATCGTGCTCGGTATCCTGTATGAAAGCCTGGTGCATCCGGTCACCATTCTCTCGACCTTGCCGTCGGCGGGTGTCGGCGCATTGCTGGCCTTGCTGGCAACCGGGACGGATTTCAGTCTGATCGCGCTGATCGGTGTGATTCTGCTGATTGGTATCGTAAAAAAGAACGCCATCATGATGATCGACTTTGCCTTGCAGGCGGAACGTACCCGCGGCCTGTCGCCGCGCGAAGCAATCTTCGAGGCGTGCAGCCTGCGCTTCCGCCCGATCATGATGACGACGATGGCCGCGCTCCTGGGTGCCGTGCCGTTGGCGCTGGGTACCGGTGATGGCGCCGAGTTGCGCCAGCCGCTGGGTATTTCGATCGTCGGCGGTCTGATCGTCAGCCAGATGCTGACGCTGTACACCACGCCAGTCGTCTATTTGTACATGGAGCGTTTCCGTCTATGGAGCAAGGGATTGTTCGAACGCAAGACGGCGCGAGTAGATTCGGCAAATTCGGCGCACTCGGGGAATTCGGGCGCGGCTTAA